In the Urocitellus parryii isolate mUroPar1 chromosome 1, mUroPar1.hap1, whole genome shotgun sequence genome, TTAAACAAAACTTAGAGCTAGCGACCGCGGCGGCACGGTTTCTGGGCAACCCGCGCCGCCAAGAGTGGCGCAGGCGCAGTCTGAGGCTGCAGCCTTGAACTCGGCCGCCCAGCCAGATAGTTGGGCGTTCGAAGTTGTGACTTGAATGGGTTACTTTCAGTGTACGATCATATATTGTCTTTATAAGCTCCGTGGTTTCTTCCACTCCTAGTTTCCACCTCTGCCTTCAATAAAACTAGTCATTCTTTTtggtagccttttttttttttttctctctctctctccaaacatACCCTTTTGCAACCGCCAGGAACATATCCTTTTTGACCTGTAAGGGAATCCGTAAAATCTCGCGATTCGCGTGGTTATCGCAAAGTTATCATGGCGGCCTCCGTATAGTGGCACGGGTTCTGCTGTAAGGTGACTGGAGGACGAGCACAGGTGGGGCCACCGGCAGTATAACACCCTAGATTTTTTGCCCTACGAAAAAAAGTCTGAGGAGTAGCCCCGGCAGTGAGTTTAAGGAGGTAGGTTAGTGCTGGGTGTCCCAGCTGCAGGAGCATGTTGACACGGGTTGTGGGGTCCGGTGAGTGACATCTTACAAGCGTAGGGCACATCATTTTTGTTTCCTGCTTCCTGTCCCGAGCAAGTCCAGCTTGTCTAAGTCAGTATTATTAACAGTCCGTGTTCTGTCGTTGCTAAAGCATCATGTTGGAAAGTATCCATCGAAGttaaactttttatttccattgaaGATATTTCAAAGGCAGTACTAACAAAAATTTCTTCCGCAGAGGAAGCTTTATGGAAGAACTTTTCATCtgaaatcttttttcttcttctttttttctgtttcttttcaagCTAGTTTTTGCAAAAATTGTTTCTAAAGTGGTTGACCCTGAGTACTTTAAAACAATGCACACATTGTGGTAAAAATAGGGGACGCCTGTATTGGTGAACTAGTTTTACCTTTTAAATGTAAATCTGTTGGATTGGTAGGTTCCCACCTTAGCCTCTGTTAAATGCATTGTGTTTATTTAAGTAGAAGattggtttaatttttctttcttcctttactcTGTTCCTTACAGGAAAACGACAGCATGTGTTCTCTTTCACAAATAGGAGTGACTTTTGTTTTATACTGGCAACTTTAAACCCATTTGAAAGTGTTTCCGTGGATAGCAAAATGAACAACAAAACAAGTTCCTTTCTATGGAACCTCAGACAACTCAGTACTTCAGTTCCAAAAAGCAGAACTTTGAGGCAGTATTCTTTGGGATTTTGCACACCAAAAAATGCTCATTCAAACCAGAAGCTAAGAAACCTTCTGTTAAATTACTTTCATGGTAGAATGCAAACATCCATTAGATACCTCTTTCAGGGtccattcattttaaaatcaggatatAGTGTCTTTCAAACAAAAGACCTAAGCAATGTCACTGTCTTTAAAGTTGACAGACTACTTTGTTCTAGAAGCTTATCCGCTGACTCAACACATTCTCTTGTCTCTGTTGGTACATCTgatgatggattgaagaaagtaAACTTCCATCATGAGGCCTCTGGTGACGATATGTTCACCAAGGGAACAAAACCAACCCCTGTGACCTCTAGAAAACTGTCTGAGGAATGTAATTCCCTGTGTgatgttttagatatattttccAAAGCACCTACATTTCCTAGCAGTAACTATTTGTCAGCAATGTGGACAATTGCCAAAAGGATGTCCGATGACCAGAAACACTTCGAAAAGCAGTTGATGTTTAATCACCCTGCATTTAACCAGTTGTGTGAACAAACGATACGAGAAGCCAAGATTATGCACTATGACCACCTACTGTTCAGTCTTCATGCTATAGTGAAGCTTGGAGTCCCTCAGAATACTCTTCTGGTACAGACGTTGCTGAGGTTTATCCAGGTAAAATTTAAGGGCGACTTAAATGTGTTTTTACTCAGTTTATCATATCTCAAAAGAATGGGGAGGGAAATTGATGTGTAGCTACCAAAAgagatcatttatttttgcatttcttttttagagaCCGTAAGTTAGGTCATTTCTTTTGATGTGGAAATCTGTGAAAGTCTGCCCCCTTTACTTTCTCCAGTGTTGTGAATAGGCTAAAATGGGGAGAGATGCAAGATTTACAAAGAAAGGTTGAGTAgttgaaggaaggagagaagggaagggaactgatgtttattgaacatcttttccttttacttatataatttatttaatcctcttAACCTTATGGGATCAATGTTATTTTGAGGATGAAGAACCAGTCCCAGTGATATTAAGCTGTTTgactaaggtcacacagctgatagattcatttattcatgtaatAAACATATATTAGTTGTCAACAAGTTGTTGCATTTGTCAGTGGGGATATAAAACATGATTCCAAATACACATGAAGCTTATAATCTAGAGGGGAAGACATATTTTGcaggaaattacaaaaataacattCCTTTAATGAGCCGTGCTTTCTAAGTGTTCTGAACACTTGGGAATACAATTGTAAACAGAATGCTGACCGTATAGAGCtctcagagaaataaaagaaaaatatgttttatgagaGGGTATAACATAAGTTTCCAATCTAGTTTGTCTTCATGATGGTAAGATGAGATGGATCAGTGTTTGAAGCAgggtataaaatttaaatacagaatCGTCCCATGTAATCCTTAGTATAGCCCTTTAACATAGGTGTTATTACTCTCATTAATGATTAGGAAACTGAAACTTAGGTTAATTATATGGCCAAGACATGTGCCTGTTACTGTCCGTATCTTTAGGTACAGACTGAGTATCCATTACTTGAAATGCTTGGAATTAGAAGTGCTTCCGATTTTGgagttttcagattttgaagtatTTGCGTAGACTTTACTACTTGAACCTCGACCATTTGAACCCAacatctgaaatgctccaaaatccaaaaattttAGTGCCGATATTAAGTTTCAGATATTTGGGTTAGGGATGCAGTACCTATACTTGCTAAGGTACTGATTGAATGAACACCTAATCCATGGTAGAATTGGGATTCAAGCCCAGTTAGAAATTATGCCTAAGCTGAGACCAAGGGATGACCAGCAGTTGAGGGATGACCATCCTGTTGAAGTAAAGAATGACGTGGCTGTGTGTTTGAATGGATGGGAAGCAAGTTGTGCCCATTGTGGCCAATCGGGATAGTCGGGGCAGCAAGTAGCTTGGTAGTAGAACATGAGGCTaggaaaaaataagagcaaaattGTAAAGAATCTTTTATGCCTGCTTCAGGggtttatatttatcttttaggcAATGGGAATTCATTGAAAGATTTTAAACCAAAGGTTGACATGCTCAGATTTGTATTTCAGTCTCTGAATTAGTGGAAAATGCAttggaaggaagaatgaaattggatagGGGAACTTTTGGTTTCAAACAAGGGTGTCAGTGTTCTGCTTGATGTCATTGACCAGATGTCAGGAAGGATTAGctcattaaaataatcatttaatcaTTTGTAAACACCTCAGTCTTCTAAACTGaaattatagtaataaaataatgtttattttaaagaaagaagttcTTGAAGATAATTTGACACATATGTTATCTAGCTGTGGAATTCAAGAATTAGGTTCATAGGTGTATGAGAGTTTTTAACTTTCTACATTACTGTATTACTGTGATTTCCTTATGTCTTCAATTaagaactaatttttattttgtatatatatattcatttcagcCACAGAATAGCCATGCTTATTTGGTAGATTATATATTAGTTTCTTATGTAGTTACTTAAAAGTGATTATAACAAATCACCCTACCTAGTCAGTGATCCTCTTACTGGTACTAGATCTTGGACAGGTATTCACATCAGCATTGCATTTACACTGGTGAAGTAGAAGCCATGGATATTTGGAGTCAGAATATCTGTGTGTATGATTATGTCTCACTGCCATCAATGACTTTGCCCTTCATTCACAGCCAGATAGACTTTCCTTTCAGAGCAGGTATTGATGGAGTACCACAGATTGTCTCATGGtaacaaaatctttttttcctttcagacttattcatttttatcattatctgGTTCTGACTCAATACATTATAACTGGTTAGTGATGTTATTTTAGCAAAGAGTGTACCTCTTTTGTCCTGATTTCCTCAAATGTGATCATAATTAACCTTATGAGGTGTATAGGGTAGTTGTGATTAAATTGTGGAGTACCAGGTAAACTTTTTTCTTACTATTCATTTTCCAAATTATGCTCACTGCCATTTCTGGAATCAAAATTAGTACCTTAAATAAAGAGACCTCAAGGAAGGATTCTTGGAGCCTGGGCTCCCTGAGACCCAGATAGCGTTAGTAAAATGTGGCAGGAGATTTACAACTGAAGTTAATAGGTTCAGGAAAGATACTCAGGAAAAGATAGATAAATTATAAGAACACAGCCTCCTAAGGGTCTTTAGGAAGGAGAAAGTTGCTCTGTGTACTTCAGTAGGTCTTATATTACTGTATCATATTGGCCTTCATGATAGTCTTGGGTCCTAAGAAGAGGTAAAAATAATGTTTGATAGAACTtgtcatttaattaaatataaaaatgtatggaTGCATAAAAGAATATGCATCTGTTATTTGGTAAATTCACTTAAGTATGATGTCTTCTTTCCCAGAGAAGTTGTTTATTATTGACTGACTATATTGACTCAGTTTTGTACTTAATCCTTTATTTAAAGACATCAGGTCAGTGGTTTTGCTTGACGGAGATAGTCTACTATGTGCTCATCATCTTTAGtgttttttaattatgtttcaaTAGGAACGTATCAATGAGTGTGATGAgagatgtctttccattttgtCAACTATTTTAGAGGCAATGAAACCATGCAAGAATGTGCATGTTCTTCGAGCAGGATTGTGGTGAGAATTCTCTTATGCTTTCTTCATGTggtttttctctgttcttcctcTTACACTGCAAATTAAAAATTGAGATGAAAATGAGCAGGAGAATAGAGGGAGGGAAGGCACTGTTGGTAAAGTCTTTACTTCTttattgaacttaaaatcctGACTTTGTATgaaataaagttagaaataatacctgtttttttttaagggtttACCATATAAAAAATTGTGGGCAACAGTGAATtctaaattaatgtattttaaaagaaagtaaagtgcttgcttagcagtAAGTTCTatctccagcactacaaaaagactgaaaaaatgaaaaatgaaaaaacagtaCCAATATGAAATGGGGAAGATTGACATGTATATTCAATTCAGAATGGTTATTTGGGCACTGTGTAGGGGTTACATGACATTGACTCAGCTTGAAAGGGGATTTATAAAATCGATGCAACTGATCTAATGGCATAGATTATTGAGTataatagttaattttatatctttgttgGCTATTCCTAGAATATCCCAGTATAATCTTCTGATGTGATTTGCTCGTTAATAAAGAGTGTAATAATGTGAGAGGAAGTGGGTCTAGACTGGTTCTAGATCTTTTACTAACTACTTACACTCTCATAGACAGGTTCATGTCTATGGGCTTCATGTTTCTTGCTTGTGGGAAGGGAGAGCTCGaccaaatgaaattttaagattTCTGTTCTGGTTTGAAGATTCTAGGATTATAACTTTTATTGTGTTTAATTATAGGATACTAGTTGATCAGCAGGTTTGGAAAATAGAACGTGTCTTTACTTTACAAACTGTGATGAAATATATTGGAAAGGATACACCAGTTGCTCTTAAAAGGAAATTGGAGGTAAATAGCTGAATTTTCTCTAGAAGGGTAAGATTTGAGAAAAGTCTTATGATCTGCTATCACTTCCTAAAGTCAATTTTTTAGGAAGACATGGCTGTGGGTTTGAGTTTGGCTTTGCTAAAGTGAATTAACATATTTACTTGtctatttgagttattttttctaaacttcatcctttttatttaaaaataaaagtttatttttctacaaatgataaattaaatatgaatttattatttttttagatgaaaGCCTTGAAAGAATTAGAcagattttctgttttgaatAGCCAACGCATGTTTGAGGTATTAGCTGCTATGAATCACCGTTCTGTTATACTCCTGAATGAATGCAGTAAGATGGTCATAGgtaagaggaattttttttttttttatgatttgtaGCATTTTACCTACTGTTTTAAATTGTATgtgttatgtttttaaaactttatgttggtatgaagaaaatatgatgaTATGGTTATatctaaactttatttttgttgtagtgttgttttttgacaaaatacattgctgtttttttcctaaagaaacaaAAGTATTGAGCATTGTGAATCTTATATCCCAAACTGGTAATTTTGGTTGTTTATTTAACTCATTCTTAAAGATAATATCCATGgatgtccttttaaaatattgatcagCATATTGCAGTCCTGCAAAGACCTCCGATACCAGAATTTAGATCTCTTCAAGGGAATAGCAGATTATGTGGCTACAACTTTTGAAATCTGGAAATTAAAACAAGTGAGTATATTATCAGTTGAGAATAAACTTCAGAAAATTTTGAGAAGAATATTagtttatttagcattttaagtatttctctttctgctttgtaCCATTTAAGTTATCAAAATATTTCAGTGCTAAATagacttttgaaaaataagctCTTTATTATTTCTGTCTAGCAGTTATTTGTTAATATACtgttcaatctttttttttttttttttttttttggtaccagggattgaatccaggggtgcttttctacatccctagctctttttataattttttaaatttggagactgggtctcactaaattgtttaggtccttgctaagttgctgaggctggttggctttgaactcaggatcctcctacctcagcctcctgagctgctcctgttgaatcttttttttatattttatcttttaattgtagatgtacacagcacctttattttatttctttatttttgtgttgtgcTGAGGAGAAAACCTAGTgactcatatgtgcaaggcaagtgctccaccacttaGCTTCAACTCTACCCCTCCTGTTCAATCTTTTAATCATATTTCTATgtgaaacaaaaatctaaaagtcCAAAGTTTTCTCTTCTATTTGGTTTTCAAAAGGTTGTATGGTACTTTAGATACTTGGCATTGTTTATACATCTTCCTTGTTAGATTTTGAAACATAGAGATGGGTACTATGACAGGTATGTagtttttgaagaataaaatattattacttaGTGATCATGTCCATTGTTTCTTTCTGAGTAAAAGTTTCAATTTAAGAGTGGTGTTTAATAACATACATATCTAAATAAATCAAACTAGCAGAAATTCCTTTTTCCAGTGAAGTAGGTGGTAACTATGGTGGACCACAAGGTTCAATTTACTTTGGAGAGTAAGATGAATATGGAATTTACTATGAAATTGATTTCAGAAAGGGAAGTAATTATTGTGataaagaccaaaaaagaaattggaggcaaactggaaattttattttaataatattgctccattcttttagaaattactattaaatttagaaattttttagttatcaCATGTATTAGAAACTAGGAAATATTTAGGTTTGGAAGTGGGAGCAGTTCAAGATTGAGTTGGTCATTTTGAAAAGCTCTAGAAATGGtgtatttaaaagtaattttcagATCAGTAGTATGAAATACATGTtggaaagaatttatttttaaatggaataagAAGTAAAGAAATCATTGTATGCCCTAATTCTCAACTTATAAAAAGAGATTGCTTATTAACTTGATATCTCATTCAACAACTAATGAAACAGATTTTATGAGGAAaagataatttttcctttttagggAGTATTCTGTGTGACAgcacatttctgttttttttttttttgagattaaaaaattacTAGTAGCATAATGTGCCTATTAATTAATGAGTTTCTCCTCAATTCTTTTTAaggttctttttctcctccttttatttgaaaactttggATTTCGACATGTTGGTTTGATGGACttgtttatgaagaaaataatagaggATCCTTCATTCTTAAGCTTGAGGAGCATTGTCCCTATTCTTCATGTATATTCTTCTCTCAATCATTTCTGTGATTCCCAGGACAGAGAgtatgtacttttttctttttatctcttttttgtcATATTGCATACTTACAGAAAAGATTGCCAACCAAATGTTTAATCAGTTACCACAAGGGAACATATCTACAGCCATCATCCATGTCAAGAGATAAAACCTAGTGTTTCTTACTCAATTATGAAGTTaaacagaattttgttttatttttgttgttctttgttttgcttatttcttgGTTCTTTATATTTGTTCATTCAATATTGGAGTTTTCATTTTGAACTCTCTGTTTATCCCTTCAGCTCCTAAATtcatagttcatttttttaaagcttgattGAGAAATTgggaatttttaattattattattaaccccCTATCAGATATATTTTCTCCCTCTATAGATTGCCTTTTgattctgttgattgtttcttttgctatgcagaagacttccttgtctgtttttgcttttgttgtttgtaCTTTTGGTATCATAGCCAGAGCATCATTGCCTATACCAGTGTCATAAAGCTTTTCCTATCATGTTTCCTCCTACAAGTTTTAGAGTTTCAGATTTTAGGTTATAAActattaatccattttgagtcaaCTCTTGTGAATAGTGTAAGATAAaggtctaattttattattttgaatgtggATATCGGTTTTCCCAACActtttattgaagagactatgcTTTTTCCATTGTTCATTCTAGTCACccttgtctgtttttatgccagcatcacactgtttttttaaattaatgtagatttttaatatattttgaatccaAAAAATGTTACAGTTCCAGCTTAGTTTTTCTTTACCAAAATTGCTTTGGCAATTTTGTGActcccatatgaattttaaggttatatttttctccttctgtaaAAAGTGCTGTTGGagttttgatggagattgcattgtATCTGTAGATCATGT is a window encoding:
- the Fastkd2 gene encoding FAST kinase domain-containing protein 2, mitochondrial, which translates into the protein MNNKTSSFLWNLRQLSTSVPKSRTLRQYSLGFCTPKNAHSNQKLRNLLLNYFHGRMQTSIRYLFQGPFILKSGYSVFQTKDLSNVTVFKVDRLLCSRSLSADSTHSLVSVGTSDDGLKKVNFHHEASGDDMFTKGTKPTPVTSRKLSEECNSLCDVLDIFSKAPTFPSSNYLSAMWTIAKRMSDDQKHFEKQLMFNHPAFNQLCEQTIREAKIMHYDHLLFSLHAIVKLGVPQNTLLVQTLLRFIQERINECDERCLSILSTILEAMKPCKNVHVLRAGLWILVDQQVWKIERVFTLQTVMKYIGKDTPVALKRKLEMKALKELDRFSVLNSQRMFEVLAAMNHRSVILLNECSKMVIDNIHGCPFKILISILQSCKDLRYQNLDLFKGIADYVATTFEIWKLKQVLFLLLLFENFGFRHVGLMDLFMKKIIEDPSFLSLRSIVPILHVYSSLNHFCDSQDREFLEIMASALTGCLHHISSENLLNAICSFCVINYFPLAPVNQLLQKNVINELLTSGDIERNVHKLHIVDTCLKLDDTPYQKAKDISLPQQPSPPPRPNAEITEALTSLLGGEGYFSKDVQLPHNYHIDFEIRMDTNRSQVLSFSDIDVTSATNMQRVAVLCVPRSVYCLDSNHPRGFFAVKIRHLNAMGFHVILVNKWELEKLKMEDAVTFLKTKIYSVEALPSADANLQSTC